The proteins below come from a single Gimesia alba genomic window:
- a CDS encoding type II secretion system protein GspG translates to MYRVKQTQRAQQKRHGFTLLEMLIVLGIILVIAAMVVPNLLGSQKKANIKATRASIHNLEQAFKLYAAENNGEYPQGGQEQIQLLLEPPTSGDKAAEPFIESMPLDAWGQVFQYEYPNNKSKSTKPAIWSSGPNQQDENGSGDDVNNWDQTE, encoded by the coding sequence ATGTATCGAGTTAAACAAACACAGCGAGCACAACAAAAACGTCACGGTTTTACCCTGTTGGAAATGTTAATTGTACTGGGAATTATCCTCGTCATTGCAGCCATGGTGGTTCCCAACCTGTTAGGCAGCCAGAAAAAAGCCAACATCAAGGCTACCCGCGCCAGTATTCACAATCTGGAGCAGGCATTCAAGCTTTATGCTGCTGAGAATAATGGAGAATATCCACAGGGTGGCCAGGAGCAGATTCAGCTTTTACTGGAGCCTCCCACTTCAGGCGATAAGGCTGCAGAGCCTTTTATCGAATCAATGCCACTGGATGCATGGGGGCAGGTCTTCCAATACGAGTATCCGAACAACAAATCGAAATCAACCAAGCCGGCAATCTGGTCTTCTGGACCAAATCAACAGGATGAAAATGGCTCGGGCGATGATGTAAATAACTGGGATCAGACAGAATAA
- a CDS encoding type II secretion system F family protein: MPDFQYIAREATGRQVTGILSAPNQQDALNSLAARSLFPVKVDLADQAKAQLKYSGRRVRARYLSVFYTQLADLLKSGVPLLRSLELLHKQSTNPALKLVLEEVRGEVADGTRLAVAMGQHPKVFSELAVSMVRAGEEGSFLEDVLKRIANFTDHQEELKNRVVGAMIYPAFLTTFGTVIVSFLLVYFVPKFEPIFARMSERGELPWATTTLLGFSAFMQSYWFVIFFAIGIAVVAVYKYVETTEGRMKFDQFRLRAYGLGPIVRSLAIARFCRILGTLLANGVPILQSLRIAKDAAGNKVMSEAIGEAAESISSGKSIAQPFSSCGQFPEEVVEMIAVGEEANNLEQVLIDIADNMERQTNRKLDMFVRMLEPLMLLIMAAVVVFVMLALLLPVFQSSGLL, translated from the coding sequence ATGCCGGACTTTCAATACATCGCGCGAGAAGCTACAGGCCGTCAGGTCACAGGAATTCTCTCTGCACCCAATCAGCAGGACGCCCTGAATTCACTGGCTGCGCGGAGCCTGTTTCCGGTAAAAGTCGATCTGGCAGATCAGGCCAAAGCACAATTGAAATATTCCGGCCGCCGTGTCCGGGCGCGCTATCTGTCTGTATTTTATACCCAGTTGGCAGACCTGTTGAAGTCGGGCGTGCCCCTGTTACGGTCGCTGGAATTACTACATAAGCAATCCACGAATCCCGCGTTAAAACTGGTTCTGGAAGAAGTACGTGGAGAAGTCGCCGACGGAACCCGGTTAGCCGTTGCCATGGGACAGCACCCTAAAGTCTTTTCCGAGCTTGCCGTCAGCATGGTACGTGCGGGAGAAGAAGGCAGCTTTCTGGAAGACGTCTTAAAACGAATTGCCAACTTCACCGACCATCAGGAAGAACTCAAAAATCGTGTCGTTGGAGCGATGATTTATCCTGCATTCCTGACGACCTTTGGTACCGTCATTGTCAGTTTCCTGCTGGTCTATTTCGTACCCAAATTCGAACCCATTTTTGCCAGAATGTCTGAACGAGGCGAACTTCCCTGGGCCACTACGACTCTGTTAGGCTTCAGTGCCTTCATGCAATCCTACTGGTTTGTGATCTTTTTCGCGATCGGAATCGCCGTGGTCGCTGTTTATAAATATGTAGAAACAACCGAAGGCCGGATGAAATTCGACCAGTTTCGTTTACGTGCCTATGGTCTCGGACCGATCGTACGCAGCCTGGCAATTGCCCGGTTCTGTCGTATCCTGGGAACGCTCCTGGCAAATGGAGTGCCTATTTTGCAGTCACTTCGGATTGCGAAAGATGCTGCCGGAAACAAAGTGATGAGCGAAGCGATCGGCGAGGCGGCTGAAAGTATTTCGTCGGGAAAATCGATAGCACAACCATTTTCGAGCTGCGGACAGTTTCCGGAAGAAGTGGTGGAAATGATCGCCGTCGGTGAAGAAGCCAACAACCTGGAACAGGTGTTAATTGATATTGCAGACAATATGGAACGCCAGACAAACCGTAAGCTGGATATGTTTGTGCGAATGCTGGAACCGCTGATGCTGTTGATTATGGCAGCCGTTGTGGTTTTTGTGATGTTAGCGCTATTATTACCGGTTTTTCAAAGCTCCGGTTTACTATAA
- a CDS encoding GspE/PulE family protein yields MEISEILQRRGILDERQLQLAQQSANGHRLDRVVLDMGLATEEDLLKAFADELGMKYFELKDFQVDTELLSQFPATPIFRHSLLPLQRNNGRVLVASGDPFDFEAIDELSSLSGQVLEPVLALHDDVVELIKDNLGVGGDTINELVSQRAEEDGVELLEEVSEEHGELADMAQAASVIRLVNELLIEALQQQASDVHIEPHETGLVVRYRVDGLLRVQSVPPEINHFYSAIITRLKIMAHLNIAEKRLPQDGRIKLRITGREIDVRVSIIPMIYGEGIVMRLLDKERMVFRLDNVGLNPEMLSTFREMIELPHGIVLVTGPTGSGKTSTLYSALNEIKNPETKIITVEDPVEYHSEGISQIQVNSRIGLTFAAGLRSILRHDPDVVLIGEIRDGETANSAIQAALTGHLVFSTLHTNDSPGAFTRLVDMGVEPYLVASTVEAVLAQRLVRVLCKHCKRPYQPQSEKLPPDFPDLKIKELWEPAGCRHCRESGYSGRIGILELLVNDPVIRKLCTEHASSGQIRDYARKNGWQTLRDAGWQKVIEGQTSIDEILRVTKGDI; encoded by the coding sequence ATGGAAATTAGTGAAATTCTCCAGCGACGCGGTATCCTTGACGAGCGCCAGCTGCAATTAGCGCAGCAGTCGGCGAACGGTCATCGTCTGGATCGTGTTGTGTTGGATATGGGACTGGCAACAGAAGAAGACCTGCTCAAGGCATTCGCCGATGAACTGGGCATGAAGTATTTTGAATTGAAAGACTTTCAGGTTGATACGGAACTGCTTTCTCAGTTTCCGGCCACACCCATTTTCCGACACTCCCTGCTTCCTTTACAGCGTAATAACGGACGCGTGCTGGTCGCATCTGGCGATCCATTTGACTTTGAAGCCATCGACGAGTTGAGTTCACTCAGTGGTCAGGTTCTGGAACCGGTACTGGCACTGCATGATGATGTCGTCGAGCTGATCAAGGATAATCTGGGCGTTGGTGGTGACACCATCAACGAACTTGTCTCCCAACGCGCAGAAGAAGATGGCGTAGAACTGCTCGAAGAGGTATCCGAAGAGCACGGCGAACTGGCCGACATGGCGCAGGCAGCCTCCGTCATTCGTCTTGTGAACGAGCTACTGATTGAAGCCCTGCAGCAGCAGGCCAGTGACGTGCACATTGAACCTCATGAAACGGGTCTGGTCGTACGATACCGTGTCGACGGTCTGCTGCGTGTGCAGTCCGTTCCTCCGGAAATCAATCATTTCTATTCGGCCATTATTACCCGTCTGAAAATTATGGCACATTTAAACATCGCAGAAAAGCGATTGCCTCAGGACGGACGAATCAAGCTCCGAATTACCGGCCGCGAAATCGACGTGCGTGTCTCGATTATCCCCATGATTTATGGCGAAGGAATCGTCATGCGTCTGCTGGATAAGGAACGTATGGTGTTCCGGTTGGATAATGTCGGCCTGAATCCCGAAATGTTATCCACGTTTCGTGAAATGATTGAACTGCCTCACGGGATCGTACTGGTCACTGGGCCAACGGGTAGCGGAAAAACATCCACGCTGTATAGTGCATTGAATGAAATCAAAAACCCGGAAACAAAAATCATCACGGTAGAAGACCCGGTCGAATATCACAGTGAGGGCATCAGCCAGATTCAGGTGAACTCCCGCATTGGTCTCACATTCGCCGCCGGCTTACGCAGTATCTTACGCCACGACCCCGACGTCGTTCTGATTGGGGAAATCCGTGATGGCGAAACCGCCAATAGTGCGATTCAGGCAGCTCTCACCGGGCACCTGGTATTCAGCACGTTGCACACCAATGATTCTCCCGGCGCCTTTACGCGTCTGGTCGATATGGGAGTAGAACCATATCTCGTCGCCAGTACAGTCGAAGCAGTTCTGGCGCAAAGACTGGTGCGTGTTCTCTGCAAGCACTGCAAGCGACCTTACCAGCCACAGTCAGAAAAATTGCCACCTGATTTTCCGGATTTGAAGATCAAAGAATTATGGGAGCCCGCCGGTTGTCGGCATTGCCGCGAATCAGGATATTCAGGGCGTATTGGAATCCTGGAATTACTGGTGAATGATCCCGTCATCAGAAAATTGTGTACCGAACACGCCAGTTCCGGTCAAATTCGCGACTATGCCCGCAAAAACGGGTGGCAGACATTGCGAGATGCCGGCTGGCAAAAAGTCATTGAAGGACAGACTTCCATTGATGAAATTTTGCGGGTAACGAAGGGAGATATCTAA